In a single window of the Streptomyces cinnabarinus genome:
- a CDS encoding endo alpha-1,4 polygalactosaminidase, which yields MRRATALVTALVALAALAGCSQDSKEAVRAGHRWQPRPGLAWQWQLDGRVDPSVDVPVYDIDGFESSAADVARLHRDGRKVICYVNVGSWEDFRPDQDAFPESVLGRPNGWKGERWLDIRRLSVLRPIMERRFDMCRDKGFDAIEPDLLEGYGNDTGFPLTARHQLRYNRMIADLAHRRGLSVGLKNDLPQVPQLVRHFDFAVNEECAQFDECGELKPFIAAGKAVFHVEYAEPTTAFCPDSRRLKLSSMRKRLDLGVWRAPC from the coding sequence ATGAGGAGGGCGACGGCTCTGGTGACGGCGCTCGTCGCGTTGGCGGCGCTGGCCGGGTGCTCGCAGGACTCGAAGGAAGCGGTCCGTGCAGGGCACCGCTGGCAGCCGCGCCCCGGACTCGCCTGGCAGTGGCAGCTCGACGGCCGGGTGGACCCCTCGGTCGACGTGCCGGTCTACGACATCGACGGCTTCGAGAGCTCCGCCGCGGACGTGGCCCGGCTGCACCGCGACGGACGCAAGGTGATCTGTTACGTCAACGTCGGCTCCTGGGAGGACTTCCGCCCCGACCAGGACGCCTTCCCCGAGTCGGTGCTGGGCCGCCCCAACGGCTGGAAGGGCGAGCGCTGGCTGGACATCCGCCGACTGTCCGTGCTCCGGCCGATCATGGAGCGCCGGTTCGACATGTGCCGCGACAAGGGCTTCGACGCGATCGAGCCCGATCTGCTGGAGGGCTACGGCAACGACACCGGGTTCCCGCTCACCGCGCGCCATCAGCTCCGGTACAACCGCATGATCGCGGACCTCGCCCATCGGCGCGGCCTGTCGGTGGGGCTGAAGAACGATCTGCCTCAAGTTCCGCAGCTGGTGCGCCACTTCGACTTCGCGGTCAACGAGGAGTGCGCCCAGTTCGACGAGTGCGGGGAGCTGAAGCCGTTCATCGCCGCGGGCAAGGCGGTCTTCCATGTGGAGTACGCCGAACCGACCACCGCCTTCTGCCCGGACTCCCGGCGGCTGAAGCTGTCGTCGATGCGGAAAAGGCTGGATCTCGGGGTTTGGCGGGCGCCGTGCTGA
- a CDS encoding GDP-mannose 4,6-dehydratase, with protein MTSAPLAAVTGAEGFIGSHLTETLVASGHRVRAMAQYNSFSSYGWLETLAPDVLEHVEIVLGDVRDPGSVRGLMEGADCVYHLAALIAIPYSYQAPHSYVDTNVTGTLNVLEAARSLGTPRLVHTSTSETYGTAQTVPITEDHPINTQSPYAASKAGGDRLADSYHASFGTPVVTLRPFNTFGPRQSMRAVIPTVIGQVAAGERTITLGDLRPTRDFTYVKDTARAFLAVGTGPAEQVVGRTFNAGTGGEISVGDLVALIGKVMDTALDVREDTERLRPAASEVMRLVADASRLTAATGWRPGHTLEEGLAHTVEFFRDPANLARYKTGIYNI; from the coding sequence TTGACCTCCGCACCGCTCGCCGCCGTCACCGGAGCCGAAGGCTTCATCGGCTCCCACCTCACCGAGACCCTCGTCGCCTCCGGGCACCGGGTGAGGGCGATGGCCCAGTACAACTCCTTCTCCTCCTACGGCTGGCTGGAGACCCTGGCGCCGGACGTCCTGGAGCACGTCGAGATCGTCCTCGGCGATGTCCGCGACCCCGGCTCGGTCCGCGGCCTGATGGAAGGCGCCGACTGCGTCTATCACCTGGCCGCCCTGATCGCGATCCCGTACTCCTACCAGGCGCCGCACAGCTACGTGGACACGAACGTCACCGGCACCCTCAACGTCCTGGAGGCCGCCCGCTCCCTCGGCACGCCCCGGCTGGTGCACACCTCGACCAGCGAGACCTACGGCACCGCGCAGACGGTGCCGATCACCGAGGACCACCCCATCAACACCCAGTCCCCGTACGCCGCTTCGAAGGCGGGCGGCGACCGGCTGGCGGACAGCTACCACGCGAGCTTCGGCACTCCCGTGGTGACCCTGCGGCCGTTCAACACCTTCGGCCCGCGGCAGTCGATGCGGGCGGTGATCCCCACGGTGATCGGTCAAGTGGCCGCCGGGGAACGGACGATCACCCTCGGCGATCTGCGTCCCACCCGGGACTTCACCTACGTCAAGGACACCGCGCGGGCGTTCCTCGCGGTGGGCACCGGGCCCGCCGAACAGGTCGTGGGCCGCACCTTCAACGCCGGTACCGGCGGCGAGATCTCGGTCGGCGACCTGGTCGCGCTGATCGGCAAGGTGATGGACACCGCCCTCGACGTACGGGAGGACACCGAGCGGCTGCGGCCCGCCGCCTCGGAGGTGATGCGGCTGGTCGCGGACGCCTCCCGGCTCACCGCGGCCACCGGCTGGCGGCCCGGCCACACCCTGGAGGAAGGGCTCGCGCACACCGTGGAGTTCTTCCGCGACCCGGCCAACCTGGCCCGCTACAAGACCGGCATCTACAACATCTGA
- the pelF gene encoding GT4 family glycosyltransferase PelF: MHVHHGARRSDATRVTLLTEGTYPHSHGGVSVWCDQLVRGMPDLEFDVVAVTGTGHEPVVWELPAQVSRVWSVPMWGAPPEGEPPRGRARRRLAHSYERFLAALLDPCAEDGFAPALYTMARAAADGSLSPFLRGDRAVSVLASVWNRPGLVVREARPSLHDALTATGLLEHALRPLTAPVPSDGVTHAVSGGVAVLPGLAALERYGTPLLLTEHGVYLRERYLGYRTAPYRWPVKAVVLGFFRLLAEETYRRAALITPGNRYNRLWEEQGGAAPESIRTVYNGVDPAEFPPAGPEPEGLTLSWAGRVDPIKDLETLIRAFSLVREQLPDVRLRLFGGTPRGGEAYRERCEALAAELGHADAVTFEGRVDDIKDAYAAGTVVMLSSISEGFPFTLIEAMSCGRATVSTDVGGVREAVGDTGLVVPPRDPAAMAAAALELLAEPGRRAAMGEAARLRVIEQFTLRRTIDTFRAIYQELPDLDRTVTPAPEPVRSLAL; the protein is encoded by the coding sequence ATGCACGTTCACCACGGCGCGCGACGCTCGGACGCGACGCGTGTCACCCTGCTCACCGAAGGCACCTATCCGCACAGCCACGGAGGCGTGAGCGTCTGGTGCGACCAGCTCGTGCGCGGCATGCCGGACCTGGAGTTCGACGTCGTCGCCGTCACCGGCACCGGTCATGAACCCGTCGTATGGGAGCTGCCCGCCCAGGTGTCCCGCGTCTGGTCCGTGCCGATGTGGGGCGCACCCCCGGAGGGCGAGCCGCCCCGCGGACGCGCCCGGCGCCGGCTCGCCCACTCCTACGAGCGGTTTCTCGCCGCGCTGCTCGACCCCTGTGCCGAGGACGGTTTCGCCCCCGCGCTGTACACGATGGCGCGGGCCGCGGCGGACGGATCGCTCAGCCCTTTTCTCCGCGGCGACCGGGCGGTCTCGGTGCTGGCCTCGGTGTGGAACCGCCCCGGTCTGGTGGTGCGGGAGGCCCGGCCGTCGCTGCATGACGCGCTGACCGCCACCGGACTGCTGGAGCACGCGCTGCGCCCACTGACCGCCCCGGTGCCCAGCGACGGGGTGACCCACGCGGTGAGCGGCGGAGTCGCGGTGCTCCCCGGTCTCGCGGCGCTGGAACGTTACGGCACTCCGCTGCTGCTCACCGAGCACGGCGTCTACCTGCGGGAGCGCTATCTCGGCTACCGCACCGCTCCCTACCGCTGGCCGGTGAAGGCCGTGGTGCTGGGCTTCTTCCGGCTGCTGGCGGAGGAGACCTACCGCAGGGCGGCGCTGATCACGCCGGGCAACCGCTACAACCGGCTGTGGGAGGAGCAGGGTGGTGCGGCACCGGAGTCGATCCGGACCGTCTACAACGGCGTGGATCCGGCGGAGTTCCCGCCCGCCGGGCCCGAACCGGAGGGGCTGACGCTCAGCTGGGCGGGCCGGGTCGACCCGATCAAGGACCTGGAGACCCTCATCCGCGCCTTCTCCCTGGTGCGCGAGCAACTCCCGGACGTACGGCTGCGGTTGTTCGGCGGGACGCCTCGCGGTGGTGAGGCCTACCGGGAGCGCTGCGAGGCGCTGGCCGCCGAGCTGGGGCACGCGGACGCGGTGACCTTCGAGGGCCGGGTCGACGACATCAAGGACGCCTACGCGGCGGGGACCGTGGTGATGCTCTCCAGCATCAGCGAGGGCTTCCCGTTCACCCTGATCGAGGCGATGTCCTGCGGGCGGGCCACCGTCTCCACGGACGTGGGCGGGGTCCGCGAGGCCGTCGGCGACACGGGACTCGTGGTGCCGCCGAGGGATCCGGCGGCCATGGCGGCCGCCGCGCTGGAACTGCTGGCCGAGCCCGGACGGCGGGCGGCGATGGGCGAGGCGGCGCGGCTGCGGGTGATCGAGCAGTTCACCCTGCGGCGGACCATCGACACGTTCCGCGCGATCTATCAGGAACTTCCCGACCTGGACCGGACGGTGACGCCGGCGCCGGAGCCCGTGCGGAGCCTCGCCCTGTGA
- a CDS encoding nucleotidyltransferase family protein has product MHAVILAGGKGVRLRPYTTALPKPLVPIGDQHAILEIVLRQLSASGFTHCTLAIGHLGEIIRAYVGDGSQWGMNVTYATEDSPLGTMGPLLALRDQLPETFLVMNGDILTDLDYADVLHRHRESGAPLTIATYARKVHIDFGVLTTDASRVVAFTEKPSMDYRVSMGVYGLSRATLDSYTPGLPLGFDELVLDLLADQRPPYAYEFDGYWLDIGRPDDYDRANAEFTSRKSLLLKGA; this is encoded by the coding sequence ATGCACGCAGTGATCCTGGCGGGCGGCAAGGGCGTCCGGTTGCGGCCCTACACCACGGCCCTGCCCAAGCCGCTCGTCCCCATCGGCGATCAGCACGCCATCCTGGAGATCGTGCTGCGCCAGCTCTCGGCGTCCGGCTTCACCCACTGCACCCTCGCCATCGGCCACCTCGGGGAGATCATCCGCGCCTACGTCGGCGACGGCTCGCAGTGGGGCATGAACGTCACCTACGCCACCGAGGACAGCCCCCTCGGCACCATGGGCCCGCTGCTGGCCCTGCGCGACCAACTGCCGGAGACCTTCCTGGTCATGAACGGCGACATCCTCACCGATCTCGACTACGCCGATGTGCTGCACCGGCACCGGGAGTCGGGCGCGCCGCTCACCATCGCCACCTACGCGCGCAAGGTCCACATCGACTTCGGGGTGCTGACCACCGACGCCAGCCGGGTGGTGGCGTTCACCGAGAAGCCGAGCATGGACTACCGGGTCTCGATGGGCGTCTACGGCCTGTCCCGGGCCACCCTCGACTCCTACACCCCCGGCCTGCCGCTCGGCTTCGACGAGCTGGTCCTCGATCTGCTGGCGGACCAACGCCCGCCGTACGCGTACGAGTTCGACGGGTACTGGCTGGACATCGGGCGGCCCGACGACTACGACCGGGCGAACGCGGAGTTCACCAGCCGCAAGTCGCTTCTGCTCAAGGGAGCCTGA
- a CDS encoding spherulation-specific family 4 protein: protein MSLLIPLYVHPAEDPGAWHRLISGAARTYGVVLNPASGPGREPDPAFTAAAGALRTAGARLLGYADTAYGRRDPAEVVADMRRHREWYAADGCFLDRVPSERAGLPGCRKLVRSVRRAGAGTVVLNPGVHPAPGYTRLADLTVTFEGHWSTYVSAFSRPAWTARHPAERFCHLVYGVPEALVPLAVRTAHERGAAVSGPVTGEQPNPWAGLTPALTGVER, encoded by the coding sequence GTGAGCCTGCTGATTCCGCTGTACGTCCATCCGGCCGAGGACCCGGGCGCCTGGCACCGGCTGATCTCGGGCGCCGCCCGCACCTACGGGGTGGTCCTGAACCCGGCGAGCGGACCGGGCCGGGAGCCCGACCCGGCGTTCACGGCGGCGGCCGGAGCGCTGCGGACGGCCGGGGCACGGCTGCTCGGTTACGCGGACACGGCCTACGGGCGCCGCGATCCTGCGGAGGTCGTGGCGGACATGCGCAGGCACCGGGAGTGGTACGCGGCCGACGGCTGCTTCCTCGACCGGGTGCCCTCCGAACGGGCCGGGCTCCCCGGGTGCCGGAAGCTGGTCCGCTCCGTCCGGCGGGCCGGTGCCGGGACCGTGGTCCTCAATCCGGGCGTCCATCCGGCGCCCGGGTACACCCGGCTCGCCGATCTGACGGTCACGTTCGAGGGCCACTGGTCGACCTACGTCTCGGCCTTCAGCCGCCCGGCGTGGACCGCCCGGCATCCGGCCGAGCGGTTCTGCCATCTGGTGTACGGGGTGCCGGAGGCGCTGGTGCCGCTCGCGGTGCGTACGGCCCACGAGCGGGGGGCCGCGGTGTCGGGGCCGGTGACGGGGGAACAGCCCAATCCCTGGGCCGGGTTGACGCCCGCGCTGACGGGGGTGGAGCGATGA
- a CDS encoding molybdenum cofactor biosysynthesis protein: MTEVEIQVVQLLVSPMHRLAGRPGDGLPPEGEGELVARAQVREGLGLLGDRYFGQPAHRDASVTLMSEENLPVGIDPAVDLRGTRRNVLLRGVDIDALVGSAVSLDCGFGPVTFALHRPARPCAWMDVTIGPGAQRALRDKGGVRCTPLSNGVLAVGPATFRVLPLDQ; this comes from the coding sequence ATGACCGAGGTGGAGATACAGGTGGTGCAGTTGCTCGTGTCGCCCATGCACCGGCTCGCGGGGCGGCCCGGGGACGGACTGCCGCCCGAGGGCGAGGGGGAGCTCGTGGCCCGGGCCCAGGTGCGCGAGGGCCTCGGTCTGCTCGGGGACCGGTACTTCGGGCAGCCGGCCCATCGCGATGCCTCGGTGACCCTGATGTCCGAGGAGAATCTGCCCGTCGGCATCGACCCGGCGGTGGATCTGCGCGGCACCCGCCGCAACGTCCTGCTGCGCGGTGTCGACATCGACGCCCTGGTCGGCTCGGCCGTCAGTCTGGACTGCGGATTCGGCCCCGTGACCTTCGCCCTGCACCGTCCGGCCCGGCCGTGCGCGTGGATGGACGTGACCATCGGGCCCGGGGCCCAGCGCGCGCTCCGCGACAAGGGCGGTGTGCGATGCACCCCGTTGTCGAACGGGGTGCTCGCGGTGGGCCCGGCGACGTTCCGGGTGCTGCCCCTGGACCAGTGA
- a CDS encoding NAD-dependent epimerase/dehydratase family protein: MRILVLGRTGFLGGHVVERLRALPGTRVLGGGRSADADHRIDLASADPEELAKTLASAAPDAVVNCAGAVAGDAVTLAEVNARGPAMLCAALRAAAPAARLVHLGSAAEYGPSAPGVAVTESAPTSPVGPYGATKLAGTACVTASGLDAVVLRVGNPVGPGAPAAGLPGRVAALLREAGPDPEAVLRLGDLSAYRDFVDVRDLARAVELAVRASGPLPPVLNIGGGAAVPVRELVHGLAGLAGFRGRIEESAPSSARSAQVSWQCSDITAAHDALGWRPAHTLEESLCALWEGGRAP; encoded by the coding sequence ATGCGCATTCTCGTTCTGGGCCGCACCGGCTTTCTGGGCGGTCATGTCGTCGAGCGGCTGCGTGCCCTGCCGGGCACGCGGGTGCTCGGCGGCGGGCGCTCCGCCGACGCCGACCATCGCATCGACCTCGCCTCGGCCGACCCCGAGGAGCTGGCGAAGACCCTGGCGTCGGCGGCACCCGACGCCGTGGTCAACTGCGCCGGAGCCGTCGCGGGTGACGCCGTCACCCTCGCCGAGGTCAACGCCCGTGGCCCCGCGATGCTGTGCGCTGCGCTGCGGGCGGCGGCACCCGCGGCGCGCCTGGTCCATCTGGGCTCGGCCGCCGAGTACGGGCCGAGCGCACCCGGCGTCGCGGTCACCGAGTCGGCGCCGACCAGCCCGGTCGGCCCGTACGGCGCGACCAAGCTCGCGGGCACGGCCTGCGTGACCGCCTCCGGGCTTGACGCGGTGGTCCTGCGCGTGGGCAACCCGGTGGGGCCGGGCGCCCCGGCCGCCGGGCTGCCCGGCCGGGTCGCCGCCCTGCTCCGCGAGGCGGGCCCGGACCCCGAGGCGGTGCTGCGCCTCGGCGATCTGTCGGCCTACCGCGACTTCGTCGACGTACGGGATCTGGCGCGGGCGGTGGAGCTGGCGGTGCGGGCGAGTGGTCCCTTGCCGCCCGTGCTGAACATCGGCGGCGGGGCGGCAGTGCCGGTGCGTGAACTGGTGCACGGGCTCGCCGGGTTGGCGGGCTTCCGGGGCCGGATCGAGGAGTCCGCGCCCAGCTCGGCCCGCTCGGCTCAGGTGTCGTGGCAGTGCTCGGACATCACCGCCGCGCACGACGCCCTCGGCTGGCGGCCCGCCCACACCCTGGAGGAATCACTGTGCGCACTGTGGGAGGGCGGCCGAGCACCGTGA